The window AGGGTAACTCGACGATGATTCCCTTCTCCACCAAACGCACCACTTTGGAAACAGTACGGGAGTGAATTGGGAAAGTGTCAGCGAAAACGTCCCACGGATTCGATTCGAGCCGCTTGAGCGATAAGCCAATCCGGCGTTCATCTTTGTCGAGTGAAACGACCATGACTTCGATTTGGTCGCCCTTCTTTAAGATGTCGCTGGGGTGGCGAATCTTCTTCGTCCAAGACAAATCACTGATGTGGATCAAGCCGTCGATTTCAGGTTCCAATTCGACGAATGCACCAAACGGAACGAGATCGCGCACGATACCCTGATGCTTGCTGTTAATAGGATAGCGTTGCTCAATGGTGAGCCACGGGTCCGGTGTCACTTGCTTCATACCGAGCGAAATCTTGCGGGATTCGCGGTCGATCTTGAGCACGCTGACTTCGACTTCGTCGCCAACTTGAACGATTTGTGATGGATGCTTGATGTGTTGCGTCCAGCTCATCTCACTGACGTGCACCAAACCTTCAACGCCATTTTCCAATTCGACAAATGCGCCATAACGGGCAAGCGAAACCACTTTCCCCTTGACGTTACTGCCGAGCGGGAAGCGGGTTTCGATATCGTCCCAGTAGTTTTCCTGCAACTGCTTGAGACCCAAGGAAATGCGTTGCTTGTCGGGATCGTAGCTGAGCACTTTGACCGAAATTTTCTGATCGAGTTGGACAACCTGCGATGGGTGTTCGACACGCGACCACGAAAGATCTGTAATATGGAGGAGACCGTCAACGCCACCGAGGTCAACGAAGACACCAAAGTCGGTAATGTTCTTTACCGTACCTTCGATGATAACATCGCGGCGACCTTCTTCGATAATCAGCTTGTGGAGCGTAACGAGAATTTCCGAGCGACGTTCGCTCAAACCTTCTTCCACCAACACCTTACGGGAAACGACGACGTTGCGGCGTTGTTCGTTCACCTTGATGATGCGGAAGTCCATCGTTCTGCCAAGCAGTGTATCGAAATCGCGTACCGGGTGAACGTCGACTTGCGAACCGGGCAAGAAGGCGTCGATTCCCATAAGGTCGACGACCAAACCACCTTTGATCCGCTTGACGATTCTGCCTTGAACGGTTTCTCCGCGCTCGTACAGACCTTTTACTTTCTCCCAGACGCGGAAATGATCCGCCTTTCGTTTCGATAGAACAGGATGTCCTTCGTTATCCATCGAATCGAAATAGACTTCTACTTCAGAACCGACAATGTATGATTCGAGATCGGTAAATTCTTCGAGGTCGATTACGCCGTCGGATTTATAGTTCAACGAGATCGTGACTTCTTTTTCGGAAATCGACGTTATCTGACCTTTCACGATAGAGCCGGGTTGAATATCCGATGCTGTCATGTTAATCAGACTTGAGAAGTGTTCGATCTGGTCGGAAGTATGGTCGCCAGGTTCGGTGGGTAGATCGATGCGAACTTTTTTACCGGTACGTTTGATCGGAGTGGTAGGCTCGAGATTCTCCTCAATGTGCATGCGTTTGCATTCCTTCGATTGTTCCTCCCGCGTTGTGCCAGTGAATTATTAACACTAGGTCGATACTAACCGCATGATGCGGAGATTCTACAGAAACGTGAGTGAAACGAGTTAGTCAGTTACGGATCAACAAATTATACTCTTCCTGTCGTGATCCTTTCGATGGGAACAGCTTTGAAAGGTACATAGGACCCGGGTGGAAAGCAAAATATCCAAACAAGGTGGCAGGGCAACAGAATTGTTTGTTTTTGAAGTGTCGAGTCTCAGAAACAGCTTACTAACATTTAGGTAGTTCAATTATCGCCTAAACTATTTATGTAGAAGGAATTCGGCAGTTTCTACCGTAAAAAGGTCGCTCGAACCACAGGTGAATTCGGAAACCGGAGGAAGTAAGTCCCGGTTGTGGTTGAATTGGGGGTAAAGTTTGCCGTTGACACTCCGGGAGTCACAGATAAAATGGTGACGATGCGACCCAATCGATCATATACTTCAATCGTTCGGTGAAATGTTGCAGGTTCAAAATACAACGTAACTGTTGGATTAAATGGATTGGGATAGGCACGAAGCGTATGCTTTTCCGGCAGTAGTAAGGGAATGCATCCTTCCGGCGGGCACGCGGAAGCACGGGCTAAGGCAGTATCAACCGCACGATTGATATCAGGAATTCCCCATCCGACGAAGGTATCAGGATTGGTTGCACGGGTAGCAGTGCTACGGAGGATGTCTAACAATTCCATCGGTGTTAAAAGCGGATTAGCCGATAAGACAACAGCACAAGCCCCAGCGACAATCGGGGTCGAAAGACTCGTTCCAGAAGCTGTTGTATACTGGTTTGTAGACCCAGCATCCGCGCAATAGACATTACTCCCTTGGGCAACTAAATCGGGTTTGATTCGTCCATCGTAGGTTGGTCCACGACTGGCAAAGGAAGCGTAGATTGAATCGGCTGTA of the bacterium genome contains:
- the rpsA gene encoding 30S ribosomal protein S1, giving the protein MHIEENLEPTTPIKRTGKKVRIDLPTEPGDHTSDQIEHFSSLINMTASDIQPGSIVKGQITSISEKEVTISLNYKSDGVIDLEEFTDLESYIVGSEVEVYFDSMDNEGHPVLSKRKADHFRVWEKVKGLYERGETVQGRIVKRIKGGLVVDLMGIDAFLPGSQVDVHPVRDFDTLLGRTMDFRIIKVNEQRRNVVVSRKVLVEEGLSERRSEILVTLHKLIIEEGRRDVIIEGTVKNITDFGVFVDLGGVDGLLHITDLSWSRVEHPSQVVQLDQKISVKVLSYDPDKQRISLGLKQLQENYWDDIETRFPLGSNVKGKVVSLARYGAFVELENGVEGLVHVSEMSWTQHIKHPSQIVQVGDEVEVSVLKIDRESRKISLGMKQVTPDPWLTIEQRYPINSKHQGIVRDLVPFGAFVELEPEIDGLIHISDLSWTKKIRHPSDILKKGDQIEVMVVSLDKDERRIGLSLKRLESNPWDVFADTFPIHSRTVSKVVRLVEKGIIVELPYGIEGFIPNSLLSRSAEGPKRRNLKADDLLIVEVTEFDKDNRKVILTAQEFAKDIQMPGEDEMPMPLPSGAPTIGDMVSERKEDIEE